In Vibrio celticus, one genomic interval encodes:
- a CDS encoding sensor histidine kinase, translating into MPIRRRWWSKWAFRFKTMVRYRLLFLTSAPIILTLCALVAITLYWSIHYTWQGALIDVDERLDVADNSIHLIQNQQAYNVRAFAESYNFRTKLASELSHEDLTRWVSENKSRYELDFLRWRSVESMEKKLEYLNLTHKSSFFSVLSRNELNYLDRDLAKKAEVPMLNGQEVETRGLVSRTVVSIKDEHDHVIGFLDGGILLNNSTQLVDQISNLIYPQREGFNRHIGTVTVFLDDLRVSTNVPLSSEDSVGRAIGTRVSHEVHSKVLNEGKEWLDRAYVYDAWYITAYKPIHDQFNNVIGMLYTGYLIWPLIETYLTNLGEISITIVLLLLASGLIVHRGARDLFNPIERIHKVVKLVQMGQDKRIGTLGLDDQHELTLLAKQFDKMLDLLHERNQEIQQAASELECKVHSRTASLKEKTEELELHIKLLNQARDKLVVNEKLAALGELTAGIAHEINNPTAVILGNVELMKFELGDKVSRVDEEVHAIMEQIDRIRNITRSLLQYSRHGGVQDEITWQHINPIVDESITLVKTGAKKKGIVYVSQLNAKTSVEVNRNQLLQILVNLQMNAIHAMDGQGTLTISSEDWVENGVSHGAIVHVQDEGCGIKEEQLKRIFSPFYTTKRDGTGLGLSVSQSILSQTGGEIRVESEVGKGSCFSIYLQQKATPQLLVSNL; encoded by the coding sequence CCGCTTATTATTCCTGACATCTGCTCCTATCATTCTGACCTTGTGTGCGCTTGTGGCTATCACACTGTATTGGTCGATACATTACACGTGGCAGGGTGCTCTGATTGATGTCGATGAGCGTTTGGATGTTGCCGATAACAGTATTCACCTGATCCAAAATCAGCAAGCATACAACGTTCGTGCGTTTGCCGAGTCTTATAACTTTCGAACCAAACTCGCGAGTGAGCTTTCACACGAAGACCTAACTCGCTGGGTGTCTGAGAACAAATCTCGCTATGAGCTCGATTTTCTGCGTTGGCGCAGTGTCGAGAGCATGGAGAAAAAACTCGAGTATCTAAACTTAACTCATAAGTCTTCTTTTTTCAGTGTCTTAAGCCGTAACGAACTCAATTATCTCGATCGTGACCTCGCTAAAAAAGCAGAAGTTCCGATGCTCAACGGGCAAGAAGTTGAGACTCGCGGATTGGTAAGCCGAACCGTTGTATCCATCAAAGATGAACATGATCATGTGATTGGTTTTCTGGATGGTGGGATCTTACTGAATAACAGCACTCAACTTGTCGATCAGATCAGTAACCTTATCTATCCACAACGAGAAGGGTTTAATCGTCATATTGGTACGGTCACGGTTTTCCTTGATGATCTTCGTGTTAGCACCAACGTGCCTTTGAGCAGTGAAGACAGTGTAGGGCGCGCCATTGGTACGCGTGTTTCTCATGAGGTTCACTCAAAAGTCTTGAATGAAGGTAAAGAGTGGCTAGATCGAGCGTATGTATACGATGCTTGGTACATCACGGCTTACAAACCAATCCATGACCAGTTTAATAATGTGATCGGCATGCTTTACACCGGTTATTTGATTTGGCCGTTGATAGAAACCTACTTGACCAACCTTGGCGAAATTAGCATTACCATTGTGTTGCTGTTGTTGGCATCCGGTTTGATCGTTCACCGTGGCGCGCGTGATCTTTTCAACCCAATTGAACGCATTCATAAGGTCGTTAAACTAGTCCAGATGGGGCAAGACAAGCGAATTGGTACGCTAGGTTTGGATGATCAACACGAACTTACACTGCTCGCTAAACAATTCGACAAGATGTTGGATCTACTGCACGAGCGCAATCAAGAGATTCAACAAGCGGCGTCTGAACTTGAGTGCAAAGTGCATTCTCGTACCGCGAGTTTGAAAGAGAAAACCGAAGAGCTCGAACTGCACATCAAGCTTCTCAATCAAGCCAGGGATAAGCTGGTGGTCAATGAAAAACTGGCCGCATTAGGTGAATTAACAGCGGGTATTGCTCATGAGATCAATAACCCAACCGCCGTGATTCTTGGCAACGTTGAACTGATGAAGTTTGAACTGGGCGATAAAGTGAGCCGTGTAGATGAGGAAGTCCACGCGATCATGGAGCAAATTGACCGAATTCGAAACATCACACGAAGCCTGCTTCAATACAGCCGTCACGGCGGCGTACAAGACGAAATTACGTGGCAACATATCAATCCAATTGTCGATGAAAGTATTACGCTCGTAAAAACAGGCGCGAAGAAGAAAGGCATTGTGTACGTATCACAGCTGAACGCTAAAACTTCAGTCGAAGTGAACCGAAACCAATTACTGCAGATTCTGGTTAACCTACAAATGAACGCTATTCATGCAATGGACGGTCAGGGCACGTTAACCATTTCGAGTGAAGACTGGGTTGAAAATGGTGTGTCTCATGGCGCTATCGTTCATGTTCAAGATGAAGGCTGTGGTATTAAGGAAGAACAACTGAAACGTATCTTCTCGCCTTTCTATACCACTAAACGTGATGGTACGGGGTTAGGGTTGTCAGTCTCTCAAAGTATCTTGAGCCAAACTGGCGGCGAGATCCGAGTTGAATCGGAGGTAGGTAAGGGAAGTTGTTTTAGTATCTATCTTCAACAGAAAGCGACACCTCAATTACTTGTATCAAACCTATAA